From Brassica oleracea var. oleracea cultivar TO1000 chromosome C3, BOL, whole genome shotgun sequence, a single genomic window includes:
- the LOC106335669 gene encoding probable inactive serine/threonine-protein kinase fnkC isoform X1 → MSHDTNTIYVVYLLFCLLITSASAQSLIRQSTDDLTTTLQQENGAQPNSILGEAHYLNEDDLEISSRDYKDSPSNAVTGMRDRPPMSYSLKMESFNTLLQSNETERYESRPFPVGGYNWSLIVYPNGNRQDSGSGFISLYVAIDNSTLVFSHQEVFADLRFYIFQRNERKYFTMQDTHAWRYNIFKTMWGFPQVLPLATFRDPRNGYLFNGDHCEFGVDVTIHTAFQRSELFTVARNFPNPRFTWTIRSFSTLLGEAYFSDVFSIGGRRWNIQVNPSGAGTGEGSALSIYLLLNANERVRPYEKIYVRAQLRVLNQRASPQWRTIERPLDHWFTGPGLGWGYNEFIPLADLRDPQRGYLVNDVLIVQVEMEIISTTRYFPS, encoded by the exons ATGAGTCACGACACAAACACCATTTATGTTGTTTATCTCTTATTTTGTCTCTTGATCACATCTGCCTCTGCACAATCCCTCATACGACAATCCACTGATGACCTAACCACAACTCTACAGC AGGAGAATGGAGCACAACCAAACTCAATCCTGGGAGAAGCGCATTACTTAAATGAAGATGATCTAGAGATCTCTTCACGTGATTATAAAGACTCACCTTCAAACGCAGTGACGGGTATGAGAGATCGTCCCCCAATGTCTTACTCTCTCAAAATGGAGTCTTTCAACACGCTCCTTCAGTCAAATGAGACAGAGAGATATGAATCTCGTCCTTTTCCGGTTGGTGGATACAACTG GTCACTTATTGTGTACCCCAACGGGAACAGGCAAGATAGTGGTTCAGGGTTCATTTCGCTTTACGTAGCCATAGACAACTCAACTCTCGTCTTTTCACATCAAGAGGTTTTCGCGGATCTCAGGTTTTACATATTCCAAAGGAACGAGAGGAAGTACTTCACCATGCAAG ATACTCATGCATGGCGATACAATATTTTCAAAACGATGTGGGGATTCCCTCAGGTCCTCCCTCTTGCTACCTTCAGAGACCCGAGAAACGGATACCTGTTCAATGGAGATCACTGCGAGTTTGGTGTTGATGTGACTATTCATACTGCCTTTCAAAGATCAGAACTTTTCACTGTCGCTAGGAATTTCCCTAACCCGAGGTTCACCTGGACTATTCGGAGTTTCTCCACGCTGCTCGGAGAGGCTTACTTCTCTGATGTGTTCTCCATCGGAGGAAGAAGATG GAATATACAAGTGAATCCAAGTGGCGCTGGAACGGGAGAAGGAAGTGCCTTGTCGATTTATCTTCTCCTTAATGCAAACGAGAGAGTCAGACCCTATGAGAAGATTTATGTTCGAGCCCAGCTTAGAGTTCTTAACCAACGTGCCTCGCCCCAGTGGAGAACCATCGAAAGGCCAC TCGATCATTGGTTCACTGGTCCGGGACTAGGTTGGGGTTACAATGAGTTTATCCCTCTAGCTGATCTCAGGGATCCACAGAGAGGTTATCTCGTGAATGATGTGTTGATAGTTCAAGTGGAAATGGAAATAATTTCTACAACCAGGTACTTCCCTAGTTAG